One region of Lebetimonas natsushimae genomic DNA includes:
- a CDS encoding uracil-DNA glycosylase, which produces MINGEWKKELIDFYKKRKEYIKKYFNENVDFTEIIDPCIDKKRDNPIMIIGEAPGKREVELKSPFVGKAGENLNYLINLSGFDRCRDFLITNAFPFRTYENNKNRTPKSDELKIGAELLKKEIDIVKPSLILLLGNSAIKAFSYIDKFKDVKNLKKCGVYEINGYKVGVCFHPSPLAFNRKDIKENLEKFFKNLKSL; this is translated from the coding sequence ATGATAAACGGAGAATGGAAAAAAGAGTTAATTGATTTTTATAAAAAAAGAAAAGAATATATTAAAAAATATTTTAATGAAAATGTGGATTTTACAGAAATAATAGATCCTTGCATCGATAAAAAAAGAGACAATCCTATTATGATAATAGGAGAAGCTCCGGGTAAAAGAGAAGTTGAACTCAAATCTCCTTTTGTAGGAAAAGCAGGAGAAAATTTAAATTATCTTATAAATTTAAGCGGATTTGATAGATGCAGAGATTTTTTGATAACAAATGCTTTTCCGTTTAGAACATATGAAAATAATAAAAACAGAACTCCAAAATCTGATGAATTAAAAATAGGGGCGGAACTTTTAAAAAAAGAGATAGATATTGTAAAACCCTCTTTAATTTTACTTCTTGGAAATTCTGCAATTAAAGCTTTTTCTTATATAGATAAATTTAAAGATGTTAAAAATCTTAAAAAATGCGGTGTTTATGAAATAAACGGCTATAAAGTAGGGGTGTGTTTTCATCCATCTCCTCTTGCATTTAATAGAAAAGATATTAAAGAAAATTTAGAGAAATTTTTTAAGAATTTAAAAAGTTTATAA
- a CDS encoding shikimate kinase, with amino-acid sequence MKSTNLILTGFMGSGKSTVGRILAKELNTFFLDTDLLIENFENKSINEIFEDDGEKIFREKERYCFEWIKKNVTNTVISVGGGFPVYIPEIKEAGVVVYLKVGFEDIVKRMNKREIKKRPLFQDIKKAKELFEKRAKIYEELADFIVENKDLKKSVETIKEYYENFKLQYQSNFAD; translated from the coding sequence TTGAAATCTACTAATTTAATTCTTACCGGATTTATGGGAAGCGGAAAATCTACTGTTGGAAGAATTTTAGCCAAAGAGCTTAATACTTTTTTTCTTGATACTGATTTACTTATTGAAAATTTTGAAAATAAGAGTATAAATGAAATTTTTGAAGATGATGGGGAAAAAATATTTAGGGAAAAGGAGCGTTACTGTTTTGAATGGATAAAAAAGAATGTAACAAACACTGTGATTTCTGTAGGCGGAGGTTTTCCTGTTTATATACCTGAGATCAAGGAAGCCGGGGTTGTTGTATATTTGAAGGTAGGTTTTGAAGATATAGTAAAAAGAATGAATAAAAGAGAAATTAAAAAAAGACCTCTTTTTCAGGATATAAAAAAAGCAAAAGAACTGTTTGAAAAAAGAGCTAAGATATATGAAGAATTAGCCGATTTTATTGTTGAAAACAAAGATTTAAAAAAGAGTGTTGAAACAATAAAGGAATATTATGAAAATTTCAAATTACAATATCAGTCAAATTTTGCAGATTGA
- a CDS encoding shikimate kinase: protein MKISNYNISQILQIDAQKKAQDVVKNVIGNLLEKTFENTKAVEEAAKTTGRGNNFNLKV, encoded by the coding sequence ATGAAAATTTCAAATTACAATATCAGTCAAATTTTGCAGATTGATGCTCAGAAAAAAGCCCAGGATGTTGTAAAAAATGTTATTGGAAATTTGCTTGAAAAAACATTTGAAAACACAAAAGCCGTGGAAGAGGCTGCAAAAACCACAGGAAGAGGGAATAATTTTAATTTAAAAGTTTAA
- a CDS encoding FtsB family cell division protein: MIDFDDIRPKRKIDLKIVLVVLLSFLFGIYIFNLLFGEKSFSRMIDLQKEYQVLDKKVKNLKKENTILQKEYFELKELEGK, translated from the coding sequence ATGATAGATTTCGACGATATAAGGCCAAAAAGAAAGATTGATTTAAAAATAGTGTTAGTAGTTTTACTTTCTTTTCTTTTTGGCATTTATATTTTTAATCTTTTGTTTGGTGAGAAGTCTTTTAGCAGAATGATAGATTTACAAAAGGAATATCAGGTTCTTGATAAAAAAGTAAAAAATTTAAAAAAAGAAAATACTATTTTGCAAAAAGAATATTTTGAGCTTAAAGAACTTGAAGGAAAATAA
- the eno gene encoding phosphopyruvate hydratase, which produces MVFIEDVFADEVLDSRGNPTVRATVVLSDGSEGEAIVPSGASTGALEALELRDGDERFGGKGVLKACENVNSIIANELIGMNPYDQAEIDYTMIELDGTENKSRLGANAILGVSMAVARAAAASLNLPLFRYLGGSNGVILPTPMLNIINGGAHADNDVDLQEYMIMPTGFESFEDALRASSEVYHTLKKLLKEDGHPTALGDEGGFAPNFKNNEEPIQYILKAIEKAGYKPGEQINIALDAASSEFYKNGKYVLAGEGKELSAEEMVSYYENLINKYPIVSLEDGLAEDDWEGWKILTQRLGNKIQLVGDDIFVTNKKILEKGIEENVANAILIKLNQIGTVSETMETVRLAQRNGYNCVISHRSGESEDAFIADFAVAVNSAQIKTGAPARGERTAKYNRLLRIERSLFKPEYIGKELF; this is translated from the coding sequence ATGGTGTTTATTGAAGATGTATTTGCTGATGAAGTACTGGACAGCAGAGGAAATCCGACAGTTAGAGCCACAGTTGTTTTAAGCGATGGAAGTGAAGGTGAGGCTATTGTTCCAAGCGGGGCAAGTACAGGGGCGCTTGAAGCATTAGAACTAAGAGACGGCGATGAAAGATTTGGCGGAAAAGGTGTGTTAAAAGCATGTGAGAATGTAAATTCTATCATCGCAAATGAATTAATCGGTATGAACCCTTACGATCAGGCTGAAATCGATTATACAATGATAGAACTTGATGGAACTGAAAATAAAAGCCGCCTTGGTGCTAATGCTATTCTTGGTGTTAGTATGGCGGTTGCGAGAGCTGCTGCGGCATCACTTAATTTACCGCTATTTAGATATTTAGGTGGAAGCAACGGGGTTATTTTGCCAACTCCTATGCTAAATATTATTAATGGTGGGGCACATGCGGATAATGATGTGGATCTGCAGGAATATATGATTATGCCAACAGGGTTTGAAAGTTTTGAAGATGCGCTTAGAGCCAGCAGTGAGGTTTATCATACTCTAAAAAAATTATTAAAAGAAGACGGACATCCTACAGCCCTTGGTGATGAAGGAGGATTTGCGCCTAACTTTAAAAACAATGAAGAACCGATTCAGTATATTTTAAAAGCTATAGAAAAAGCTGGATATAAACCGGGTGAACAGATTAATATAGCACTTGATGCAGCAAGCAGCGAATTTTATAAAAACGGAAAATATGTTTTAGCGGGTGAGGGTAAAGAACTCAGTGCTGAGGAAATGGTGTCTTATTATGAAAATTTAATAAATAAATATCCAATTGTTTCACTTGAAGACGGGCTTGCAGAAGATGACTGGGAAGGTTGGAAAATTTTAACCCAGAGACTTGGAAATAAAATTCAACTCGTTGGTGATGATATTTTTGTAACTAATAAGAAAATTTTGGAAAAAGGTATTGAAGAAAATGTTGCTAATGCTATTTTAATTAAATTAAATCAAATAGGAACAGTTAGTGAAACAATGGAAACAGTAAGACTTGCACAAAGAAATGGATATAACTGTGTAATATCTCACAGAAGCGGTGAGAGTGAAGATGCATTTATTGCCGATTTCGCAGTGGCTGTAAATTCAGCTCAAATTAAAACAGGGGCACCTGCAAGAGGTGAAAGAACAGCTAAATATAATAGACTGCTTAGAATTGAGAGAAGTTTATTTAAACCTGAATATATAGGAAAAGAATTATTTTAA
- a CDS encoding AMIN domain-containing protein: protein MKILAFLIIGIFAFARINPFEPVISPDKSIKIVKQEYFKKTKVYLPNDARILKKIIFVYQSLDGDVKNKEVLINKNIDFHSPIIITHNLQNFEMKEIKFDSLFSLYIKDKKIFIKTKDKLIRKMFLIKPFRLVLDFKRNADFLTIKRTIKKSVVKKVVVGNHNGYYRVVLYFDANYKYKIQEMDEGIKIEIY from the coding sequence ATGAAAATATTGGCTTTTTTAATAATAGGTATTTTTGCATTTGCAAGAATCAATCCTTTTGAACCGGTAATAAGTCCTGACAAAAGCATTAAAATTGTAAAACAGGAATATTTTAAAAAAACTAAAGTGTATTTGCCAAATGATGCGAGAATTTTGAAAAAAATAATTTTTGTTTATCAAAGCTTAGATGGAGATGTTAAGAATAAAGAAGTTTTGATAAACAAAAATATTGATTTTCACTCTCCAATAATTATTACTCATAACCTTCAGAATTTTGAAATGAAAGAAATAAAGTTCGATTCTCTTTTTTCTTTATATATTAAAGATAAAAAAATTTTTATAAAAACCAAAGATAAATTAATTAGAAAAATGTTTTTGATTAAGCCTTTTAGACTTGTTTTAGATTTTAAAAGAAATGCTGATTTTTTAACTATTAAAAGAACAATTAAAAAGAGTGTTGTAAAAAAAGTGGTAGTTGGAAACCATAATGGTTATTACCGAGTTGTTTTGTATTTTGATGCTAATTATAAATATAAAATTCAAGAGATGGATGAAGGTATAAAAATTGAAATCTACTAA